From Pongo pygmaeus isolate AG05252 chromosome 1, NHGRI_mPonPyg2-v2.0_pri, whole genome shotgun sequence, one genomic window encodes:
- the TTC24 gene encoding tetratricopeptide repeat protein 24, whose amino-acid sequence MSSPNPEDVPQRPEPEPSSSNKKKKKRKWLRQEASIQALTRAGHGALQAGRNYEALNNFQRAFLLASKAPQTRDTPVLQACAFNLGAAYIESGDPARGLELLLRAHPEEKAQGRHHGDQCFNVAVAYHALGELPQALAWYHRALGHYQPQGDQGEAWAKMGACYQALGQPELAAHCLQEASQAYAQERQLRAAALALGAAARCMLKSGQHRVGEVVQVLEKSRRLAERSTERRLLGHLYNDLGLGYSQLQLFPLAVEAFLQALPLCWVPGEQATVLRNLGMAHNALGNYQEAREFHQKAADLHGSVGQRWEQGRSFGSLAFALSQLGDHKAARDNYLHALQAARDSGDMKGQWQACEGLGAAAARLGQYDQALKYYKEALARCQKEPDSVRERLVAKLADTVRTLLAQVGLVQTHTLTSAPGRLQAPGGASQAEGTPAKAGSSKASAQHRSSSGWEDEEFEEGHQKKKEERSANVPVRAGPWRLELCFLPGTVNHSHHLASSCPMFTKHAPCRGTVLCKASIYSPGPRAHLPFVGPGPPRAEYPSILVPNGPQANRSSRWPRESLSRSHQRRPTESGICTIV is encoded by the exons ATGTCTTCCCCCAACCCTGAGGATGTGCCCCAGAGGCCAGAACCTGAGCCCTCAAGCtccaataagaaaaagaagaaaaggaagtggCTGCGGCAAGAAGCCAGCATCCAAGCCCTCACCAGGGCTGGCCATGGGGCCCTTCAGGCTGGCCGGAACTACGAAGCCTTGAACAACTTCCAGAGGGCCTTCCTTCTGGCCTCCAAGGCCCCACAAACCAGGGATACCCCTGTGCTCCAGGCCTGCGCCTTCAACCTGGGGGCTGCCTATATAGAGAGTGGGGACCCAGCCAGAGGCCTTGAGCTACTACTGCGAGCCCACCCTGAAGAGAAGGCACAGGGCAGGCATCATGGCGACCAGTGTTTCAATGTGGCTGTGGCCTACCATGCCCTCGGCGAGCTGCCTCAAGCTTTGGCCTGGTACCACAGGGCCCTGGGCCACTACCAGCCACAGGGTGACCAGGGAGAAGCCTGGGCAAAAATGGGAGCCTGCTACCAGGCTCTGGGACAGCCTGAGCTAGCAGCCCACTGCCTGCAGGAAGCAAGCCAGGCCTATGCCCAAGAGAGGCAGCTGCGGGCCGCAGCCCTGGCATTGGGGGCTGCGGCAAGATGTATGCTGAAGAGTGGGCAGCATCGGGTGGGGGAAGTTGTGCAGGTGCTGGAGAAAAGCCGGAGGCTTGCCGAGAGGAGCACTGAGAGGCGACTGCTGG GGCACCTCTATAATGATCTAGGCCTGGGCTACTCCCAGCTCCAGCTGTTCCCACTGGCCGTGGAGGCCTTCCTGCAGGCCCTGCCCCTGTGCTGGGTGCCAGGAGAGCAGGCCACAGTGCTAAGAAACCTCGGGATGGCCCACAATGCCCTCGGCAACTATCAGGAAGCTCGGGAGTTTCACCAGAAAGCTGCTGACCTGCACG GCTCTGTGGGGCAGCGGTGGGAGCAGGGCCGGAGCTTTGGCAGCCTGGCCTTTGCATTGAGCCAGCTGGGGGACCACAAGGCTGCCAGAGACAACTACCTGCATGCCCTGCAGGCTGCCCGGGACTCTG GGGACATGAAGGGACAGTGGCAGGCCTGTGAGGGTCTGGGAGCTGCTGCAGCCAGGCTGGGGCAGTATGACCAGGCCTTGAAGTACTATAAGGAAGCACTGGCCCGGTGTCAG AAAGAGCCAGATTCTGTGCGAGAACGGCTGGTGGCCAAGCTGGCAGACACCGTGAGGACGCTCTTGGCCCAGGTGGGGCTGGTCCAGACTCACACCCTG ACTTCGGCTCCGGGAAGACTCCAGGCTCCAGGTGGGGCCAGCCAGGCGGAGGGGACCCCAGCAAAGGCAGGAAGCAGCAAAGCAAGTGCCCAGCACAG ATCTTCCAGTGGGTGGGAAGATGAAGAGTTTGAGGAGGGCCaccagaagaaaaaagaggagaggtCGGCAAACGTTCCCGTGAGGGCTGGGCCGTGGAGACTGGAGC TGTGTTTCCTTCCAGGCACAGTGAATCATTCCCACCATCTAGCTTCTAGTTGCCCCATGTTTACCAAGCACGCGCCCTGCAGAGGGACAGTCCTCTGCAAAGCCTCCATCTATA GTCCAGGACCCAGGGCCCATCTTCCATTTGTAGGTCCAGGCCCTCCCAGAGCGGAGTACCCTAGCATCTTGGTACCCAATGGCCCTCAAGCCAATAG GTCATCCAGGTGGCCCAGGGAAAGCCTCAGCAGGAGCCACCAGAGGAGACCCACGGAGTCGGGCATCTGCACTATCGTGTAA
- the NAXE gene encoding NAD(P)H-hydrate epimerase, whose product MSGLRALLGLGLLVAGSRLPRIKSQTIACRSGPTSWGPQRLNSGGRWDSEVMASTAVKYLSQEEAQAVDQELFNEYQFSVDQLMELAGLSCATAIAKAYPPTSMSRSPPTVLVICGPGNNGGDGLVCARHLKLFGYEPTIYYPKRPNKPLFTALVTQCQKMDIPFLGEMPSEPMMIDELYELVVDAIFGFSFKGDVREPFHSILSVLKGLTVPIASIDIPSGWDVEKGNSGGIQPDLLISLTAPKKSATQFTGRYHYLGGRFVPPALEKKYQLNLPPYPDTECVYHLQ is encoded by the exons ATGTCCGGGCTGCGGGCGCTGCTGGGCCTCGGGCTGCTGGTTGCGGGCTCGCGCCTGCCGCGGATCAAAAGCCAGACCATCGCCTGCCGCTCGGGACCTACCTCGTGGGGACCGCAGCGGCTGAACTCGGGTGGCCGCTGGGACTCAGAGGTCATGGCGAGCACGGCGGTGAAGTACCTGAG CCAGGAGGAGGCCCAGGCCGTGGACCAGGAGCTATTTAACGAATACCAGTTCAGCGTGGACCAACTTATGGAGCTGGCCGGGCTGAGCTGTGCTACAGCCATCGCCAAG GCATATCCCCCCACGTCCATGTCCAGGAGCCCCCCTACTGTCCTGGTCATCTGTGGCCCGGGGAATAATGGAGGAGATGGTCTGGTCTGTGCTCGACACCTCAAACTCTTT GGCTACGAGCCAACCATCTATTACCCCAAAAGGCCTAACAAGCCCCTGTTCACTGCATTGGTGACCCAGTGTCAGAAAATGGACATCCCTTTCCTTGGGGAAATGCCCTCAGAG CCCATGATGATTGATGAACTGTATGAGCTGGTGGTGGATGCCATCTTTGGCTTCAGCTTCAAGGGTGATGTTCGGGAACCGTTCCACAGCATCCTGAGTGTCCTGAAGGGACTCACTGTGCCCATTGCCAGCATCGACATTCCCTCAG GATGGGACGTGGAGAAGGGAAACTCTGGAGGGATCCAGCCAGACTTGCTCATCTCCCTCACAGCCCCCAAAAAATCTGCAACCCAGTTTACCGGTCGCTACCATTACCTGGGGGGTCGTTTTGTGCCACCTGCTCTGGAAAAGAAGTACCAGCTGAACCTGCCACCCTACCCTGACACCGAGTGTGTCTATCATCTGCAGTGA
- the LOC129037594 gene encoding LOW QUALITY PROTEIN: G patch domain-containing protein 4 (The sequence of the model RefSeq protein was modified relative to this genomic sequence to represent the inferred CDS: deleted 2 bases in 1 codon) — MFPRKGPRNDEVKSRGMKFAEEQLLKHGWTQGKGLGRKENGITQALRVTLKQDTHGVGHDPAKEFTNHWWNELFNKTAANLVVETGQDGVQIRSLSKETTRYNHPKPNLLYQKFVKMATLTSGGEKPNKDLESCSDDDNQGPKSPKILTDEMLLQACEGRTAHKAARLGITMKAKLARLEAQEQAFLARLKGQDPGAPQPQSESKPPRKKKKKKKQKEEEEATASERNDADEKHPEHAEQNIRKSKKKKRRHQEGKVSDEREGTTKRNEKEEDAAGTSGLGELNSREQTNQSLRKGKKKKRWHHEEEKMGVLEEGGKGKEAAGSVRTEEVESRAYADPCSRRKKRQQQEEDLNLEDGGEETFRGWNQGSREQSMQ, encoded by the exons ATGTTTCCGCGGAAAGGACCCCGCAATGACG AGGTCAAGAGTCGTGGGATGAAGTTTGCTGAGGAGCAGCTGCTAAAGCATGGATGGACTCAAG GCAAAGGCCTCGGCCGGAAGGAGAATGGTATCACCCAGGCTCTCAGGGTGACACTGAAGCAAGACACTCATGGG GTGGGACATGACCCTGCCAAGGAGTTCACAAACCACTGGTGGAATGAGCTCTTCAACAAGACTGCGGCCAACTTGGTAGTGGAAACTGGGCAG GATGGAGTACAGATAAGGAGCCTTTCTAAGGAGACCACCCGTTATAATCATCCCAAGCCCAACCTGCTGTATCAGAAGTTTGTGAAG ATGGCTACATTGACTTCAGGTGGAGAGAAGCCAAACAAAGACTTGGAGAGCTGCAGTGATGACGACAACCAGGGGCCCAAGTCCCCAAAGAT TCTGACTGATGAGATGCTGCTCCAAGCCTGTGAGGGGCGAACAGCACACAA GGCTGCCCGTCTTGGGATCACGATGAAGGCCAAACTTGCTCGCCTAGAGGCCCAGGAGCAGGCCTTCCTGGCTCGTCTCAAAGGCCAGGACCCTGGGGCCCCTCAACCGCAGTCAGAGAGCAAGCcccccagaaaaaagaaaaagaaaaagaaacagaaagaggaggaagaagctaCAGCATCTGAAAGGAATGATGCAGATGAGAAGCACCCAGAACATGCTGAGCAGAACATCAGaaaaagcaagaagaagaaaaggcgACATCAAGAAGGAAAGGTCTCAGATGAAAGAGAAGGTACAACTAAAAGGAATGAGAAGGAGGAGGACGCTGCAGGAACAAGTGGGCTTGGGGAATTGAATAGCAGAGAGCAAACCAATCAGTCCctcaggaaagggaagaaaaagaagaggtggCACCATGAAGAGGAGAAGATGGGGGTcttggaggaaggaggaaaaggcaAGGAGGCTGCAGGCAGTGTCAGGACAGAGGAGGTAGAGAGCAGGGCGTATGCTGACCCATGCAGCCGAAGAAAGAAGAGGCAGCAACAGGAGGAGGACTTGAACCTAGAAGATGGAGGTGAGGAAACT TTTAGGGGGtggaaccagggaagcagagagcagagcaTGCAGTGA